In Alteromonas macleodii, the sequence TTTTAAGCCTGGGGCCCGCTTGGCAATCTATGCTACCGGCACAGGTTCTGGCGAGGCGCTAACGGCGCTGATGATGGACTCATCCCTTAAAAATTCGCTAGGTAAGGTATTGAACGATGATGTGCAAATTAGTGGGCCGCTGTCTGCTGACATTAAGTTAGATATACCTTTTAAAGGCCAAGATGTGGTGGCATCGGGTACCGCGCATTTATCTAACAACCCTGTCTATATCACAAAAACTAACATGCTGTTTGATAAAGCGTCGGGTGATGTGTCATTTACTAACGGAGATATAGATGCAGGGGATCTTACTGCGCAATTTCTTCAGCAGCCGGTGAATTTGTCGCTGTCTGGCAGGCAGAGCGACACCTACGACCTTCATGTAGAATTAGGTGGGCGTTGGCATGTACATCCGCTGGCTAACTATGTAAACACGGATCTCACCACGTATATCGATGGTGAAAGTGATTGGAACACTAAAGTAGACCTAACTCTTTCTAAAAGCGGCTTTGAATACTCTGCAAATCTCACGGCAGATTTAACCGCAACACAAAGTATATTACCTGCTCCCTTCGATACTTCAGCGGGTAGTAGCTTACCTTTACAGATAATCAGTACTGGCGATGGCAAAGCATCGAACGTCAAAGCCACCCTTGGCAGTAATATCCGTTTTGACGGTGTGCTTCCTCACAAAGAAATGCAGTTCTCGCGGGCGCACTTGGCCCTGGGTGAAAGCGATATTGCCAATATTGGAACAGGTTTTAGTATCAGTGCAAATTTGGCTCAAGCCGATGTGCAAGAGTGGTTTACCACAATCGATATGTTACTTTCTGGCAAAGGAAAAGATGCGGGTAACACCTATGCGCAAACTAATGTTCAACCATCTATCGATTCAAAGGCTCCTGAAGCCAAGCGCACGAATTTGTTCGGCACGCCATCACGTATATTTGCTAAAGCCGACATGCTTAATTTCGCTGGACATAGCATTAAAAAAGCAGAACTGAACGCAACTGAGCGCAACAAGGATTGGATTTTAGATCTATCTTCCCCTCAGGCCAGGGCGACCATTCGCATCAACAGTGATTTAGATGAGCAAGGCATTGAAGTAAATGCCGACTACTTGTCGTTAGCTAAACCTATTGACCCTGAAGCATCTGCGACAGCAGATAATGATAATGACGCCGTGGTAGCCACTACTAGCAATGCTGCAAGCGAGGAAGATGAGTCACCGTATAATATTGACCCCAACACGTTGCCGCCCATTTATTTTTACTGTCAGTCTTGCGGCGTGCATGGTATTGATTTAGGTGAAGTAACATTAGACGTAGCGAGAGAAGATGACGGCCTAGCCATACGCCAGCTCTTAGTGAAGTCTGATGAAAGCAACGTAACCGCAACGGGCTATTGGAAGCACGTAGGCGGCGAGGTTAAAAGCGCGTTAAACGGAACCTTGACGTCTCCAGATGTTGGGCAAATGCTAAAAGAGTATGGCGTTGAATCGGGTATTAAAGATTCCAGTGCAAACGTGCAGTTCGACATTAACTGGCCAAATGCGCCAATGGACTTTGGGTTTGAACAGCTTAATGGCAATGTAGAGTGGTCACTGTCTGATGGTTATCTTACGGAGTTGAGTGACAAGGGGTCGCGAATATTTACCTTGTTCAGTTTAAATTCGTTAGTACGAAAGCTAAGCCTAGATTTTCGTGACGTTTTTGCCAAGGGCTTTTTCTATGACGACATGGGCGGCACCTTAAGCATTGTTAACGGCAAAGCATATACTGACGATACAGAAATTGACGGCGGCGCAGGGGAAATAGAAATTACCGGCTTCACCGACTTGAATACGGGTGGGTTAAATTACAACGTGTCGTTCGCGCCTAATGTAACCGGGAACCTTCCGTTTCTTGTGTATTTCTTAGCAACGCCGCCTACCGCATTAGCTGCCCTTGCCATTGACCAAGTGTTGACCTCTGCGAAAGTCATTTCAAATGTGAACTATCGCGTAACGGGTACCATAAAAGAACCTAAGTTCGATGAAGTTGAACGTAACAGTAAAGACATTAGCTTACCTGCCCAAAATGCGCCTGTTCCAGCGAATCCACAAGACAGGCCATTAACGGATGATGACGTACGCAGGCTGAAAATGGAGGTGATCGATGGTTAATTTAGTAGCACTACAAATGACTTCTACGCCAAATGTAGAAGAGAATCTCGATACAGTTGCAAGCGAAATGGCGGCGGCCAATATAGAAAAGGACAGTTTAGTGGTGTTGCCAGAGTGCTTCGCTTGCTTTGGCGGAAAAGATAAGGGTCAACTTGAAGTCGCTGAAGTTAAAGGTGATGGTGCAATACAGCGTCGTTTATCCTCACTTGCTAAGCAGCACCAATGCTACATAGTGTCAGGAACGTTTCCGGTTAAAACCGAAAACCCCGCTAAGTTTTCTGCTGCATGCATGTTATTTGGTCCAAGTGGCGAGCTTTTGGCTGACTATCGTAAAATTCATATGTTCGACGTATCGGTAAACGATAACACAGGCAGCTACAAAGAGTCGGCTACCACGGAAGCAGGAAGCGAAGTCGTCACTGTTCAAACGCCAATAGGCAACATTGGGCTTGCGGTGTGCTATGATGTACGTTTTCCAGGGTTATTTACTGCAATGGGCGATATCGATATTTTGGTGTTGCCTGCGGCCTTTACCCAGCGTACTGGAGAGGCCCATTGGCATGCGTTGTTGCAAGCCAGAGCCATTGAAAAACAGTGCTTCGTGGTAGCGCCAAATCAAAGTGGCGTTCATGCTAACGGCCGCGAAACCTATGGGCATAGTATTATCCTATCGCCTTGGGGCGAAACCCTAGCCGAACAAGCCTCAAAAACAGGGCTGGTATCGGCAAACATAGATATTGCAGCAAGAGAAACCATTAAACAGAATATGCCGGTTGCCGAACATAACCGATTCAGGAGTCACTTTGTCTAAATCTGTTGAGCGTCATTTATTATCTGACTCAGGCCTAGATATTACAAAGCTAGAGAGCGCGCTAGCGACCATTCATCGCCACGACACCGACTATGCCGATTTGTATTTTCAGTCGAGCCAACACGAAAGTTGGGTTTTGGAAGACGGTATTATCAAAGAAGGCAGCTATAACATTGAGCGCGGCGTAGGCGTACGTGCTATTAGCGGTGAAAAAACGGGTTTCGCTTATTCTGATGAAATAAGTGAAGAAGCGTTAACTAAAGCGTGCAAAGCGGCCCGCGGTATTGCGCCAAGCGGCGGAACCCAACAAGTTGCTGGCTTGGGTCACAAGAGCGTTGAAGCGCGCTACGCCGAAAATAATCCTATTCTTGCGATGCAAGATGCCGAGAAAATTTCATTGCTTAAAGCGGTAGATGCTTATATCCGTAAGCAAGAGCCGTCTGCCAATCAGGTGGTAGTAAGTTTAAGCGGCGTGTATGAAGAAATTTTAGTTGCTGGTAGCGACGGTACGTTGGCCACAGATATTCGTCCGCTTGTGCGCTTAAACTGCTCAGTATTGCTAGAACAAGGTGATAGACGCGAGCGCGGCTCAGCGGGAGCTGGTGGGCGATATGCTTACTCATTCTTTAAGCAAGATGAAGATGGCAAACCCTATTACGAGCAATTAGCCGATGATGCACTTCATATGGCGCGGGTTAACATGCAGGCAGTGGCCTCACCAGCAGGCGCTATGCCTGTGGTATTAGGTAACGGTTGGCCTGGTGTATTGCTTCACGAAGCTGTGGGTCACGGTCTTGAAGGTGATTTTAACCGTAAAGGTGCATCAACTTTCAGCGGTCGCATTGGCGAGCGCGTAGCTGCCAAAGGTGTAACCGTTGTTGATGACGGTACATTAAGCGACCGTCGCGGTTCGTTATCAGTGGATGACGAAGGCACCCCAACGGCGCATAACGTGCTAATTGAAGACGGTATTTTAAAGGGCTACATGCAGGATAAACACAATGCCAAGCTAATGGGCGTTGCACCTACCGGAAATGGCCGTCGAGAATCTTACGCTCACTTGCCTATGCCTCGTATGACCAATACTTACATGCTGGAAGGTCAGCACGATCCGAAAGAAATTATCGCCTCTATCGACAAAGGGATTTACGCGCCGAACTTCGCTGGCGGTCAGGTAGATATTACCTCTGGTAAATTCGTGTTCTCTAGCGCTGAAGCTTACCTTATCGAAAACGGTAAAATTACTGCACCAGTTAAAGGGGCAACCTTAATTGGTAACGGCCCTGAGGTTATGCAAAAAATCTCAATGATTGGCAACGACACTGCGCTAGATAAAGGCGTGGGTGTATGCGGTAAAGACGGCCAAAGCGTACCGGTGGGCGTAGGTCAGCCTACACTTAAAATTGACGAGCTAACAGTGGGCGGTACGGCATAATAACTTCGCCATGTCAGTGGCTTACACAAGCGTAAGCCACTACAGTTTTTCGGTCTAGATAAAA encodes:
- a CDS encoding YhdP family protein — translated: MTNFSSVAAYLLKKFWLLIAVLLVLFALVLSAARYALPHIEHNKHLLENYINEQYGVNLSIKSVHAVWQRSGPSIVLNSVSLAKSDASPVALDIRQIYVELDFWESLRHQLISSNRFELRGLKLDIDADRLSGDGKNNFPVVKALERLFLEQLQSFSLEDGVVSVTHLNETNSFDIESLSWNNHEERHQGLGQLKVADLAANSASFIIDITGTREEFEGVFYAKAEELDISPWVSDLIKTKRPLAQSRANFEVWTNFSQSEITSIQAELSESLLEWGSGRAKTVTGISGGSLQALPNNGSKQGGWNVRVDQLVLASSNETLTTDLIGSISANGDVLINTMKPVQINPFLLLLPLFMDDTSEEEIRGLNPKGELATLQIKLHNGQPSLAAKVLDVQWDKTDKVPGLSSLNADLFWYKNNGAVYLESQDSVLSADGVIKKDIHINQFKSRFYIYPEQAGQAAKHWIVKGSDMLLDSDAVNLHPQFKLNTATGFMSLYVDVSPLALNEVSSLFPASLMGANTDKYLTRAFTGEGQITNARVLWHGRTSDFPFEDNTGVFQAYVDIKQGDFLFAPDWPALNNLDLSLYFVNNALVMESPSATLADVNISNMSAAIPSFKPGARLAIYATGTGSGEALTALMMDSSLKNSLGKVLNDDVQISGPLSADIKLDIPFKGQDVVASGTAHLSNNPVYITKTNMLFDKASGDVSFTNGDIDAGDLTAQFLQQPVNLSLSGRQSDTYDLHVELGGRWHVHPLANYVNTDLTTYIDGESDWNTKVDLTLSKSGFEYSANLTADLTATQSILPAPFDTSAGSSLPLQIISTGDGKASNVKATLGSNIRFDGVLPHKEMQFSRAHLALGESDIANIGTGFSISANLAQADVQEWFTTIDMLLSGKGKDAGNTYAQTNVQPSIDSKAPEAKRTNLFGTPSRIFAKADMLNFAGHSIKKAELNATERNKDWILDLSSPQARATIRINSDLDEQGIEVNADYLSLAKPIDPEASATADNDNDAVVATTSNAASEEDESPYNIDPNTLPPIYFYCQSCGVHGIDLGEVTLDVAREDDGLAIRQLLVKSDESNVTATGYWKHVGGEVKSALNGTLTSPDVGQMLKEYGVESGIKDSSANVQFDINWPNAPMDFGFEQLNGNVEWSLSDGYLTELSDKGSRIFTLFSLNSLVRKLSLDFRDVFAKGFFYDDMGGTLSIVNGKAYTDDTEIDGGAGEIEITGFTDLNTGGLNYNVSFAPNVTGNLPFLVYFLATPPTALAALAIDQVLTSAKVISNVNYRVTGTIKEPKFDEVERNSKDISLPAQNAPVPANPQDRPLTDDDVRRLKMEVIDG
- a CDS encoding carbon-nitrogen hydrolase family protein; translated protein: MVNLVALQMTSTPNVEENLDTVASEMAAANIEKDSLVVLPECFACFGGKDKGQLEVAEVKGDGAIQRRLSSLAKQHQCYIVSGTFPVKTENPAKFSAACMLFGPSGELLADYRKIHMFDVSVNDNTGSYKESATTEAGSEVVTVQTPIGNIGLAVCYDVRFPGLFTAMGDIDILVLPAAFTQRTGEAHWHALLQARAIEKQCFVVAPNQSGVHANGRETYGHSIILSPWGETLAEQASKTGLVSANIDIAARETIKQNMPVAEHNRFRSHFV
- the tldD gene encoding metalloprotease TldD; protein product: MSKSVERHLLSDSGLDITKLESALATIHRHDTDYADLYFQSSQHESWVLEDGIIKEGSYNIERGVGVRAISGEKTGFAYSDEISEEALTKACKAARGIAPSGGTQQVAGLGHKSVEARYAENNPILAMQDAEKISLLKAVDAYIRKQEPSANQVVVSLSGVYEEILVAGSDGTLATDIRPLVRLNCSVLLEQGDRRERGSAGAGGRYAYSFFKQDEDGKPYYEQLADDALHMARVNMQAVASPAGAMPVVLGNGWPGVLLHEAVGHGLEGDFNRKGASTFSGRIGERVAAKGVTVVDDGTLSDRRGSLSVDDEGTPTAHNVLIEDGILKGYMQDKHNAKLMGVAPTGNGRRESYAHLPMPRMTNTYMLEGQHDPKEIIASIDKGIYAPNFAGGQVDITSGKFVFSSAEAYLIENGKITAPVKGATLIGNGPEVMQKISMIGNDTALDKGVGVCGKDGQSVPVGVGQPTLKIDELTVGGTA